One window of Desulfallas thermosapovorans DSM 6562 genomic DNA carries:
- a CDS encoding amidohydrolase, with amino-acid sequence MQAIINGKIWTMHGEFLPQGTVLIENGKIAAVGENVTIPSDIDIDIYDATGMVVMPGFIDAHTHLGILEEVFEEGDDLNEITDPITPHLRAIDAINPMDIAFQDALQAGITTVVTGPGSANILGGEMVAMKTCGSIVDDMVICCPAGLKAALGENPKRVYGPNKKTPVTRMASAALLRESLVRGQQYLEKQNRALLGKGDPPERDLKMESVARVLRREIPLRVHAHRADDIMTALRIGREFNLRMVIEHCTEGHLVADRLAASGVPAVVGPVLTNRSKVELMGHTLKTASALARHGVNFAIMTDHPVVPVQYLPISAGLTTRGGLSEKQALRAITSGAASILGLEDRIGSITPGKDGDIVVLSGHPFNLTTVVKRVYVGGKIIDIN; translated from the coding sequence ATGCAGGCTATTATCAACGGTAAAATTTGGACCATGCATGGAGAGTTCCTGCCACAAGGCACTGTGCTCATTGAAAATGGCAAAATAGCCGCTGTGGGGGAAAATGTTACTATCCCCAGCGATATTGATATAGATATATACGATGCTACGGGCATGGTGGTCATGCCAGGTTTTATTGATGCTCATACACACCTGGGTATATTAGAGGAAGTATTTGAAGAAGGGGACGACTTAAATGAAATAACCGATCCCATTACACCACATTTAAGGGCTATAGACGCCATCAATCCCATGGATATAGCCTTTCAAGACGCGCTGCAAGCCGGAATAACCACTGTGGTCACAGGCCCTGGCAGTGCCAATATACTGGGTGGGGAAATGGTGGCCATGAAGACCTGCGGCAGTATAGTGGACGATATGGTGATTTGTTGTCCTGCGGGTTTAAAGGCTGCATTGGGGGAAAATCCCAAGCGTGTCTACGGGCCCAACAAAAAAACGCCGGTTACCAGAATGGCTTCCGCCGCATTGTTAAGGGAATCGCTGGTACGCGGCCAGCAGTATTTGGAAAAACAGAACCGGGCACTGCTGGGAAAGGGCGACCCTCCGGAGCGAGACCTGAAAATGGAGTCCGTAGCTCGGGTATTGCGCCGGGAAATACCTTTACGGGTGCACGCGCACCGGGCGGATGATATTATGACAGCCCTGCGCATTGGCCGCGAATTTAACCTGCGCATGGTAATAGAGCACTGTACCGAAGGTCATTTGGTGGCAGACAGGTTAGCCGCATCAGGAGTGCCGGCAGTGGTCGGCCCGGTACTGACCAATCGCTCTAAAGTAGAGCTTATGGGCCACACGTTGAAAACCGCATCGGCACTGGCCCGGCATGGCGTAAACTTTGCCATTATGACCGATCACCCGGTGGTACCTGTCCAATACCTGCCCATTTCCGCCGGGTTAACCACCCGGGGGGGATTATCCGAAAAACAGGCGCTGCGCGCCATAACCAGTGGCGCTGCCAGTATTCTGGGGTTGGAGGATCGCATCGGCAGCATTACACCGGGGAAAGATGGAGATATCGTGGTACTTAGCGGTCACCCCTTTAATCTCACCACCGTTGT
- a CDS encoding gamma-glutamyl-gamma-aminobutyrate hydrolase family protein: protein MYPQIGITCSYNGDVRMFTIGEDYVHAVQAAGGIPVLIPHRDSDQVGALLTRLDGLLLSGGGDIDPCYFGQEPLPVNGFIDPLRDSFEIPMTRKALELGMPVLGICRGMQVLNVAAGGSVCQDLSLLINNPLQHMQQAPRWYPTHNIKPVKGSQLHNILNRDVVRVNSFHHQMVDVIGKDLVISALAEDRVVEAIEHANEKFFALGVQFHPENMYDKYPLLSNIFMAFIEASTRFLSNKK from the coding sequence TAGTTATAACGGAGATGTCAGGATGTTTACCATTGGTGAGGATTATGTGCATGCGGTTCAAGCAGCAGGCGGAATACCTGTACTTATACCTCACCGCGATAGTGATCAGGTAGGTGCCCTTTTAACCAGATTGGATGGTTTGCTACTGTCAGGCGGGGGGGACATTGATCCCTGCTATTTTGGCCAGGAGCCGCTACCGGTAAATGGTTTTATTGATCCTTTGCGGGACAGCTTTGAAATACCAATGACCCGCAAAGCTCTAGAACTGGGTATGCCGGTTTTAGGTATCTGCAGGGGTATGCAGGTACTTAATGTAGCTGCTGGAGGTAGCGTTTGCCAGGACTTGAGTTTATTAATAAATAATCCATTACAGCACATGCAACAGGCACCACGCTGGTATCCCACCCATAATATTAAACCGGTCAAAGGTTCACAGTTACACAACATCCTGAATAGGGACGTTGTAAGAGTGAACTCTTTTCACCACCAAATGGTGGATGTTATAGGGAAAGATTTGGTCATATCGGCACTGGCTGAGGATAGAGTTGTAGAGGCTATTGAACATGCAAATGAAAAATTTTTTGCTCTAGGAGTGCAGTTCCATCCCGAGAATATGTATGATAAATATCCTTTGCTTTCAAACATATTTATGGCTTTTATTGAGGCATCCACTCGTTTTTTGTCAAATAAAAAATAG